A DNA window from Acomys russatus chromosome 7, mAcoRus1.1, whole genome shotgun sequence contains the following coding sequences:
- the LOC127192031 gene encoding small nuclear ribonucleoprotein F-like codes for MSLPLSPKPFLSGLTGKPVMVKLKWGMESKGYLVSVDGYMNMQLVNIEEYIDGALSGHLGEVLTRCNNVLYIGGIEEEEEGGN; via the coding sequence ATGAGTTTACCCCTCAGTCCCAAGCCTTTTCTCAGTGGACTGACAGGAAAGCCAGTGATGGTAAAACTTAAGTGGGGAATGGAGTCCAAGGGCTACCTGGTCTCTGTGGACGGCTACATGAACATGCAGCTTGTGAATATAGAAGAATACATAGATGGGGCGTTGTCTGGACATCTGGGTGAAGTTCTGACAAGGTGTAATAATGTACTTTATATCGGAGGcattgaagaggaggaggaaggtggaaaCTGA